Genomic segment of Triticum aestivum cultivar Chinese Spring chromosome 6A, IWGSC CS RefSeq v2.1, whole genome shotgun sequence:
AGCATCCGGTCCGTCCATTCGAAAAAGCTGCGAACGGCTGATATGCCTTCACGTCACCGATCCGAGGCGCCCACCGCTCCACCAATCAGCGCCACTTCGTCGTCACTCCTATAAAGAGTCCGGCCAATCCCGCTTCCAATCCATCGCCCCTGTCTCTCTACTACTCCACCCCAGCCAAACTTCGAAGAAGCAGCAGTCGCCGCACCATCCATGGCCCCCAAGGCTGCCGAGAAGAAGCCGGTGGAGAGGACCCCCGCGGGCAAGAAGCCCAAGGCGGAGAAGAAGGTGCCGGCGTCCAAGGAGGGTGGCgacaagaaggggaagaagaaggccaagaagagtgTGGAGACGTACAAGATCTACATCTTCAAGGTGCTCAAGCAGGTTCACCCCGACATCGGCATCTCCTCCAAGGCCATGTCcatcatgaactccttcatcaacgaCATCTTCGAGAAGCTCGCTGGCGAGTCCGCCAAGCTCGCGAGGTACAACAAGAAGCCCACCATCACTTCCCGCGAGATCCAGACCTCCGTCCGCCTCGTCCTCCCCGGCGAGCTCGCCAAGCACGCCGTCTCCGAGGGCACTAAGGCTGTCACCAAGTTCACCTCGTCCTAGGCTCCT
This window contains:
- the LOC123131994 gene encoding histone H2B.4-like; the protein is MAPKAAEKKPVERTPAGKKPKAEKKVPASKEGGDKKGKKKAKKSVETYKIYIFKVLKQVHPDIGISSKAMSIMNSFINDIFEKLAGESAKLARYNKKPTITSREIQTSVRLVLPGELAKHAVSEGTKAVTKFTSS